Proteins co-encoded in one Acidobacteriota bacterium genomic window:
- the nagA gene encoding N-acetylglucosamine-6-phosphate deacetylase, which translates to MHQTLTARRLLTGSETIEFPRINIDGDGAIASIEPGVAPRTDEATLTPTFFDIHTHGGANYDVMDATPEAIDGVNRFHGSAGVGHYLPTTVTAPIEKTLRSLDGIASAIESPYDRRSARPVGIHLEGPFISHIKRGVHPPAYIQEPDIALFDRFQEAARGHIRLITIAPEVPGAIELIRHCSAKGVRVSLGHTNAVAAEARAGIEAGARSATHTYNAMRALDHREPGILGEVLDSDALFAELICDGIHVAPELVRLWMKAKGPQRAILVTDSMAAAGMPDGDYMLGTFAVKVSEGRAFAADDLARGKKTLAGSVLTLGRAVENLQRFTGVPLDIATKLASTNPAMLLGLEGTVGSVAPGQPANFNVFNAAGKRKQTLLYGTPVA; encoded by the coding sequence ATGCATCAGACGCTTACAGCACGCCGTCTTCTTACCGGCTCGGAGACCATCGAGTTCCCCAGAATTAATATCGACGGAGATGGCGCCATCGCGAGCATCGAGCCTGGCGTTGCTCCTCGCACGGACGAAGCGACCCTGACCCCGACGTTCTTCGATATTCACACTCACGGCGGGGCAAACTACGACGTCATGGACGCCACACCCGAGGCCATTGACGGAGTCAATCGCTTTCACGGCAGCGCCGGGGTAGGACATTATCTGCCGACGACGGTTACGGCCCCGATTGAGAAGACGCTTCGGTCCCTGGACGGCATTGCATCTGCGATCGAATCTCCATACGACCGCCGGAGTGCACGACCGGTAGGGATTCATCTGGAAGGGCCCTTCATCTCACATATCAAACGAGGCGTCCACCCGCCTGCGTATATACAGGAGCCGGACATCGCATTGTTTGACCGCTTCCAGGAGGCGGCGCGGGGGCATATACGGTTGATCACCATCGCCCCCGAGGTTCCCGGAGCTATTGAGTTGATCCGGCATTGTTCCGCGAAGGGCGTGCGGGTAAGTCTTGGGCATACGAATGCGGTTGCCGCTGAGGCCCGCGCAGGTATCGAAGCCGGAGCACGCAGCGCGACGCACACCTATAACGCGATGCGCGCACTCGACCATCGCGAACCCGGCATTCTGGGGGAGGTCCTGGACTCCGATGCTCTGTTTGCAGAGCTCATCTGCGATGGTATCCACGTCGCTCCAGAACTGGTCCGTCTGTGGATGAAGGCCAAGGGGCCTCAACGAGCCATTCTGGTTACCGACAGCATGGCAGCAGCAGGCATGCCGGACGGCGACTATATGTTGGGCACCTTTGCGGTGAAGGTCTCCGAAGGCCGAGCGTTTGCCGCCGACGATCTCGCGCGCGGGAAGAAGACCTTGGCCGGAAGCGTGCTTACTCTGGGCCGCGCGGTGGAGAATCTGCAGCGCTTTACGGGAGTGCCGCTCGATATCGCAACAAAGTTGGCGTCGACGAATCCGGCAATGCTGCTTGGGCTCGAAGGTACGGTGGGTTCTGTAGCTCCTGGACAGCCCGCAAACTTCAACGTCTTCAATGCAGCAGGCAAACGGAAACAGACTCTGCTGTATGGAACTCCAGTAGCCTGA
- a CDS encoding sodium/solute symporter (Members of the Solute:Sodium Symporter (SSS), TC 2.A.21 as described in tcdb.org, catalyze solute:Na+ symport. Known solutes for members of the family include sugars, amino acids, nucleosides, inositols, vitamins, urea or anions, depending on the system.), with protein MQAAVSASHLHTFDLGIIVVYLVGITLFGLRFREGKNAGARSLKSYFLADRSAPWWAIALSIVSAETSTLTIISIPGVAFAGDFGFLQVVIGYMLGRVMVAMLFLPKYFQGEMLTAYQLIDQRFGRTLHKVTAGLFLITRAAAEGVRVFAVSIVVAIAIGTGDTLSIAIISALTLLYTFEGGMAAVIWTDVIQMLLYIAGTAVAIATLGTHVPGGWGHIHAAASAAGKLNIFNFALNLTQNYTFWAGVLGGTFLTMASHGTDQLMVQRLLAAKNLSESRLALLSSGVVIFVQFTLFLLIGAGLWVFYGSNVNIASDRLFPSFIVGEMPVGIAGLLVAAILAAAMSNLSAALNSLSSTTVVDFYMHWRPEADERERMMISRSSTVVWALVLFAIAVYSIQAGGKGHVVEIGLSIASVAYGALLGVFLLGTLTRNATQAGAIVGLVVGFALNVALWLQTAPIHLANLPLVGDMTLPRVAWTWYVLIGAAVTFIVGYIASILMPKSRMKAAVTVAVVLALLVPAARMAGAQTAAKPGTRAIASTPDFTQVSTLINEAIAAKKLPGAVVEIGHDGKVVFHEAYGNRKIAGEVSPDGSTAAELMSEDTIFDMASLTKCLATATAMMQLYEEGKYQFDDPVVKYLPEFAANGKEKVTIRELLTHYSGLAPDVSLKDSWGLAAPDKAEGVKRAMESTLINPPGTKFVYSDINFITLGVLVEKFSGQQEDVYVQEHIFRPLGMTQTGYHPFAKVCGPYDASGAAIELPKPSEQQGQGAACKAGSWSSRLIASSAPTAHDDESKDNPAENPDYDHLLRGTVHDPTTRRMGGVAGHAGLFSTGHDVSLYASALLEKLLYNKGPFPLKQSTLQLMTKPEQPATAEAGATIFTPDGQTTKGVATRGFGWDINTAFSRPRGSIFPIGSFGHTGFTGTTLWMDPQSNTYVVLLTNAVHPRGGGSVSVLRGQVATAAARALHLYGSSSPTLTGIDVLESTHYAALAEAAKRHSNHLRLGILTNQSGLDAHGHRTIDLLATEATKAVPGLEVKAIFSPEHGLFGTKDEAGISGEVDPTTHIAVTSLYGAKPESRHPTHEQLKDLDAVIVDLQDAGVRFYTYEAQTGYFVEAASAEKKQGHNLEIIVLDRPNIIGGVQVQGAVSDPDRETYTNYMQMPIRHGMTLGELARYINGERRVVSTTSPNVQVPLGALVTVVKMENWQRAMYYDQTGLPWINPSPNLRSVNAATLYPGVELLQFTNVSVGRGTPMPFENIAAPFFDAPALAAALNARNIPGVTFSASTITIEEDANHYPYHGQTLPAVHLTLTNRDVLDSPALGIEMICAIRRLYPKQFNLDRGDVLLRSVNTLLSIKNGDDPRNIVKSWQTDLDEFKQRRANYLLY; from the coding sequence ATGCAAGCTGCTGTATCTGCATCACACCTACATACTTTCGACCTTGGCATCATCGTCGTCTATCTGGTCGGCATTACGTTGTTTGGTCTGCGATTTCGCGAAGGCAAGAACGCGGGCGCGCGTTCGCTGAAGAGCTACTTCCTGGCAGACCGCAGCGCTCCGTGGTGGGCGATTGCGCTTTCGATCGTCTCGGCGGAGACCAGCACACTGACGATCATCAGCATTCCCGGCGTCGCCTTCGCGGGCGACTTCGGTTTTCTGCAAGTCGTCATCGGCTATATGCTCGGCCGCGTGATGGTGGCAATGTTGTTCCTCCCGAAGTATTTTCAGGGTGAGATGCTGACGGCGTACCAGCTCATCGATCAGCGATTTGGCCGCACGTTGCATAAGGTGACGGCTGGACTGTTTCTGATCACGCGAGCGGCGGCGGAAGGGGTGCGCGTCTTTGCAGTTTCTATCGTCGTTGCAATCGCCATTGGCACGGGCGACACGCTTTCGATTGCGATCATCTCAGCCTTGACGCTGCTTTATACCTTTGAGGGCGGTATGGCGGCGGTCATCTGGACGGATGTCATCCAGATGCTTCTGTATATCGCGGGCACGGCGGTCGCAATTGCCACTCTGGGAACCCATGTTCCTGGAGGCTGGGGACACATCCACGCGGCTGCATCGGCTGCCGGTAAGCTGAACATCTTCAACTTTGCGCTCAACCTGACGCAAAACTATACCTTCTGGGCAGGCGTGCTGGGGGGTACCTTCCTGACGATGGCATCGCATGGAACGGACCAACTGATGGTGCAACGCCTGCTTGCAGCCAAGAACCTTAGCGAGTCGCGACTGGCGCTTCTCTCCTCCGGCGTGGTGATCTTTGTGCAGTTCACGCTCTTTCTTCTGATCGGCGCTGGGCTTTGGGTGTTTTACGGAAGCAATGTGAACATTGCTTCCGACAGGCTCTTCCCTTCCTTCATCGTCGGCGAGATGCCGGTAGGTATCGCCGGATTGTTAGTGGCCGCTATCCTTGCCGCCGCGATGTCAAACCTTTCCGCCGCGCTCAATTCGCTGTCGTCGACGACCGTGGTTGACTTTTACATGCACTGGAGACCGGAGGCGGATGAGCGCGAACGCATGATGATCTCGCGCTCATCGACGGTGGTGTGGGCGCTGGTGCTGTTTGCCATCGCTGTGTACAGCATTCAGGCGGGCGGCAAGGGACATGTTGTGGAGATTGGGCTCTCTATCGCTTCGGTCGCTTATGGCGCGCTGCTCGGCGTATTTCTGCTGGGGACCCTGACACGAAATGCGACGCAGGCCGGCGCAATCGTTGGGCTGGTGGTCGGCTTTGCTCTCAACGTGGCGCTATGGTTGCAGACAGCCCCGATTCACCTTGCCAACCTGCCGCTGGTTGGCGACATGACGCTGCCTCGCGTAGCGTGGACGTGGTACGTACTGATCGGAGCCGCTGTGACATTTATCGTTGGCTATATCGCAAGCATTTTGATGCCGAAGTCCAGGATGAAGGCTGCTGTGACAGTTGCAGTGGTTCTCGCGCTCCTGGTTCCGGCGGCACGCATGGCAGGCGCACAGACCGCTGCAAAGCCAGGTACGCGAGCCATCGCGTCGACACCTGATTTTACGCAGGTTTCGACACTGATCAACGAAGCCATTGCCGCGAAGAAGTTGCCTGGCGCGGTGGTTGAAATCGGCCATGACGGCAAGGTGGTCTTCCACGAAGCATATGGAAACCGCAAGATCGCCGGTGAAGTTAGCCCGGATGGAAGCACGGCCGCCGAACTCATGAGCGAGGACACGATCTTCGACATGGCTTCATTAACCAAGTGCCTGGCGACAGCGACGGCGATGATGCAGCTTTATGAAGAGGGCAAGTATCAGTTCGACGATCCCGTGGTGAAGTACCTGCCGGAGTTTGCCGCCAATGGCAAGGAAAAGGTGACGATCCGCGAGTTGTTGACGCACTACTCCGGGCTTGCGCCCGATGTTTCCTTGAAGGATTCATGGGGGCTGGCTGCTCCCGATAAGGCCGAGGGTGTGAAGCGCGCCATGGAGTCGACGCTCATCAATCCCCCTGGAACGAAGTTTGTCTACTCGGATATCAACTTCATCACGCTGGGTGTGCTGGTTGAAAAGTTCTCAGGACAGCAGGAGGATGTGTACGTGCAGGAGCACATCTTCAGGCCTCTGGGGATGACGCAAACTGGGTATCACCCTTTTGCAAAGGTCTGCGGTCCGTATGATGCCTCCGGCGCGGCGATCGAGTTGCCAAAGCCCTCGGAGCAACAGGGTCAGGGCGCCGCTTGCAAGGCTGGATCCTGGAGTTCGCGACTCATTGCAAGTTCAGCGCCCACAGCCCATGATGATGAGTCGAAGGACAATCCTGCTGAGAACCCCGACTACGACCATCTCCTTCGCGGCACCGTCCACGATCCCACGACGCGTCGCATGGGCGGAGTTGCAGGACACGCCGGACTCTTCTCCACCGGGCATGACGTCTCGCTTTATGCCAGCGCCCTGCTGGAGAAGCTGCTCTACAACAAGGGTCCCTTCCCCCTGAAGCAATCGACGCTGCAGCTGATGACGAAGCCTGAGCAACCTGCGACTGCCGAAGCCGGGGCGACGATCTTCACTCCCGATGGACAGACGACAAAAGGCGTTGCCACACGGGGCTTTGGATGGGACATCAACACGGCCTTCTCGCGTCCACGCGGCTCTATTTTCCCGATCGGAAGTTTCGGACATACCGGCTTTACCGGCACGACGCTGTGGATGGATCCGCAGTCGAATACCTACGTCGTTCTTCTTACCAACGCCGTTCATCCTCGTGGCGGTGGATCGGTCTCCGTACTTCGCGGGCAGGTTGCGACAGCCGCGGCGAGGGCGCTTCACCTGTACGGCTCGAGTAGCCCAACTCTCACAGGCATCGACGTTCTTGAATCCACGCACTACGCCGCGCTGGCGGAGGCTGCCAAGCGTCACAGCAATCACCTTCGTCTCGGTATTCTTACGAACCAGAGTGGGCTGGACGCCCACGGCCATAGAACGATCGACCTGCTTGCGACCGAGGCGACGAAGGCAGTGCCGGGGCTTGAGGTCAAGGCCATCTTCTCCCCGGAGCACGGTCTCTTTGGTACAAAGGACGAAGCAGGCATCTCGGGTGAGGTCGATCCTACAACGCATATCGCTGTCACCTCGCTGTATGGAGCCAAGCCCGAATCGCGCCACCCGACGCACGAGCAGTTGAAGGACCTGGACGCAGTGATTGTCGATCTGCAGGATGCGGGTGTGCGCTTTTACACGTATGAAGCCCAGACCGGCTACTTCGTCGAGGCTGCGTCCGCTGAGAAAAAGCAGGGGCACAACCTTGAGATCATCGTGCTGGATCGGCCGAACATCATTGGCGGTGTGCAGGTACAGGGTGCCGTCTCCGACCCGGACCGCGAGACCTACACCAACTACATGCAGATGCCCATCCGCCATGGCATGACCCTTGGTGAGCTTGCGCGTTACATCAACGGCGAGCGACGTGTTGTAAGCACTACATCGCCGAATGTACAGGTTCCTCTTGGCGCATTGGTGACCGTGGTCAAGATGGAGAACTGGCAGCGGGCGATGTACTACGACCAGACCGGCCTGCCATGGATCAATCCCAGCCCAAATCTTCGCAGCGTAAACGCCGCAACACTTTATCCGGGTGTCGAGCTGCTGCAATTTACCAATGTCTCCGTCGGCCGGGGAACGCCTATGCCGTTTGAAAACATTGCAGCTCCCTTCTTCGATGCGCCGGCCCTGGCCGCAGCCCTCAATGCGCGCAATATTCCCGGCGTCACATTCTCTGCATCCACCATCACGATAGAAGAAGATGCCAATCACTATCCGTACCACGGTCAAACGCTTCCCGCCGTACATCTCACGCTCACCAATCGCGACGTTCTCGACTCGCCCGCGCTCGGCATCGAGATGATCTGCGCCATACGACGGCTCTACCCCAAGCAGTTCAACCTCGATCGCGGAGATGTTTTGCTCCGCAGCGTCAACACGCTGCTCTCCATCAAAAATGGGGACGATCCGCGAAACATCGTGAAGTCATGGCAGACGGACCTCGACGAGTTCAAGCAGCGCCGTGCGAACTATCTGCTTTACTGA
- the phoU gene encoding phosphate signaling complex protein PhoU: protein MPRINFQQQLVALKDKLLAMAALSQQALSLALEAYLTGDQALCEHVKVIETAINAAERDVDEMAYDLLAKEQPMAIDLRFILSVIKINGDLERIGDQASNIAQRTQTLAGAPPIELPIDIPDMGEKVGIMIRSAIQSLLEADARLAEDVLAMDDEIDEMNRVVQAELVEVMQQQPEISAQALNAIIVSRNLERSADHATNIAEDVIFWVRGSDVRHKFSLTQAE, encoded by the coding sequence ATGCCTCGAATCAATTTTCAGCAGCAGCTTGTAGCACTGAAAGACAAACTTCTGGCCATGGCTGCGCTCTCGCAGCAGGCTCTGTCTCTTGCACTTGAGGCATACCTTACCGGCGACCAGGCGCTTTGCGAACACGTCAAAGTGATTGAGACGGCCATCAACGCAGCGGAGCGCGACGTCGACGAGATGGCATACGATCTTCTCGCCAAGGAGCAGCCAATGGCCATCGACCTGCGCTTCATCCTGTCGGTGATCAAGATCAACGGCGACCTGGAGCGGATCGGAGACCAGGCCTCGAACATTGCGCAGCGAACGCAGACGCTGGCGGGTGCTCCGCCGATCGAACTGCCGATCGACATTCCGGACATGGGCGAGAAGGTGGGAATCATGATCCGCAGCGCGATTCAGTCGCTGCTGGAGGCGGATGCCCGCCTGGCCGAAGATGTGCTGGCGATGGACGACGAGATCGACGAGATGAACAGGGTCGTGCAGGCAGAACTGGTCGAGGTGATGCAGCAGCAGCCGGAGATCAGCGCGCAGGCACTGAACGCCATCATCGTCTCGCGCAATCTCGAGCGCTCGGCCGATCACGCAACCAACATTGCCGAAGACGTGATCTTCTGGGTGCGCGGCTCGGACGTCCGGCACAAATTTTCCCTGACGCAGGCAGAGTAA
- a CDS encoding SGNH/GDSL hydrolase family protein: protein MALLVISASAAEKRRSVTEKIEWTYTDRPQAPNPSLPNVLLVGDSITRAYYMAVASDLADKANCYYFATSASVGDERLTLQLAEYFKMIDVRFDVVHFNNGMHGWGYTEDEYKRYFPELLSAVHAGAPSARLIWATITPVRKDKQDGATNARIDLRNEIAGEFVATQNIAIDDLHALMLPHQNLHADDVHFNAEGSAIQGRQVAALALKLLSAK from the coding sequence ATGGCGCTTTTGGTCATCTCCGCCAGTGCGGCTGAGAAACGAAGAAGTGTAACTGAAAAGATTGAATGGACTTATACCGACCGGCCCCAAGCCCCCAATCCCTCCCTGCCCAATGTGCTGCTCGTAGGCGATTCCATTACGCGTGCCTATTACATGGCCGTCGCCAGCGATCTCGCCGACAAAGCAAATTGCTACTACTTCGCCACCTCTGCCTCTGTTGGAGACGAACGCCTTACGCTGCAGCTCGCCGAATACTTCAAGATGATCGATGTCCGGTTCGACGTCGTTCACTTCAACAACGGGATGCATGGCTGGGGATACACCGAAGACGAGTACAAGCGCTACTTCCCGGAGCTTCTGTCCGCTGTGCACGCCGGAGCGCCATCCGCCCGCTTGATCTGGGCCACCATCACCCCAGTGAGGAAGGACAAGCAGGACGGCGCAACCAACGCGCGCATCGACTTGCGAAACGAGATCGCCGGAGAGTTCGTCGCGACGCAGAACATCGCAATCGACGATCTGCACGCACTGATGCTGCCGCACCAGAACCTCCATGCCGACGATGTGCACTTCAACGCCGAGGGAAGCGCCATCCAGGGAAGGCAGGTAGCCGCTCTGGCTCTGAAGCTCTTGTCTGCGAAATAG
- a CDS encoding nitrite/sulfite reductase: protein MSTAPSAPVKETKAQKSERLKREKNPWEAWDEVRQFARDGRDSIPADWMMYFRWWGVYTQGDGLGVTGGTAGEGKSTEYFMMRIALPNGILTSAQLRVVANLTKKYARNLADITTRQNIQLHWLTIGGLVEVVDALEAVGLSSKGACGDVVRNVTGCPLAGLDGHELIDASPLAIEVARTLNANTAFYNLPRKFKFTVSGCPLWCSFPEINDASLTAIKRTVNGVEEIGYTLRVGGGLSTEPHIAVRIPAFVRQDQAIAVATATAEIFRDTEVLRENRSRARIKYLFMRFGWTAESFLEALEARLGYKLDPSPVTADNVPADIYRDHIGITSQRQPGLSAVGASVLNGRLSGDQLLKLAELAEKYGDGSLRATIGQNILIVNVPDRETAALVIELNTLGLNVDVSPFWRGAIACTGTEFCKLAIAETKGFNKWLVSELEDRLPGFDQQIRLHVTGCTNSCGQHWIADIGLEGKKIKKDGEMVDAFFFCVGGSVGKYARTARQLGYRAAATDVPAAIERLLNGYLAARTAGEDLRSYFDRTDDVTLRAQLAGEVIEAVERDAPPVGAGRLAPAE, encoded by the coding sequence ATGTCGACCGCGCCATCAGCACCAGTGAAAGAGACCAAGGCCCAGAAGAGTGAGCGCCTGAAGCGGGAGAAGAACCCGTGGGAGGCGTGGGATGAGGTTCGCCAGTTTGCGCGCGACGGACGCGATTCGATCCCAGCCGACTGGATGATGTACTTCCGCTGGTGGGGCGTCTACACCCAGGGAGACGGCCTCGGTGTAACCGGCGGCACCGCCGGCGAGGGCAAATCCACGGAATATTTTATGATGCGCATCGCGCTGCCGAATGGCATTCTCACCAGCGCACAGCTCCGCGTCGTCGCCAACCTGACAAAGAAATATGCACGCAACCTCGCCGACATCACGACGCGCCAGAACATCCAGCTTCACTGGCTGACGATCGGCGGCCTGGTCGAGGTCGTGGATGCGCTGGAGGCCGTGGGGCTCAGCTCCAAGGGAGCCTGTGGCGACGTTGTGCGTAACGTCACGGGCTGCCCGCTTGCCGGTCTTGACGGCCACGAGCTGATCGACGCGAGCCCGCTTGCCATCGAGGTCGCACGCACGCTCAACGCGAATACGGCGTTCTACAATCTTCCGCGCAAGTTCAAGTTCACTGTCTCGGGCTGCCCGCTGTGGTGCTCGTTCCCGGAGATCAACGACGCTTCGCTGACCGCGATCAAGCGCACGGTCAACGGCGTTGAGGAGATCGGCTACACGCTCCGCGTCGGCGGCGGCCTTTCGACGGAGCCGCACATCGCGGTGCGTATTCCCGCCTTCGTGCGCCAGGACCAGGCCATTGCGGTGGCCACGGCCACGGCTGAGATCTTCCGCGACACCGAGGTCCTGCGCGAGAACCGCAGCCGCGCCCGCATCAAGTACCTCTTCATGCGCTTCGGCTGGACCGCGGAGTCGTTCCTTGAGGCGCTGGAGGCGAGGCTTGGCTATAAGCTCGATCCGAGCCCGGTCACGGCAGACAATGTACCGGCGGACATCTATCGCGACCATATCGGCATCACGTCGCAGCGCCAGCCTGGCCTTTCGGCTGTGGGTGCTTCGGTGCTCAACGGACGCCTCTCCGGCGATCAACTGCTCAAGCTCGCCGAACTCGCTGAGAAGTACGGTGACGGAAGCCTGCGCGCAACGATTGGGCAGAACATCCTCATCGTCAACGTGCCCGACCGCGAGACAGCGGCTCTGGTCATCGAACTCAACACACTGGGACTGAACGTCGATGTATCGCCCTTCTGGCGCGGAGCCATCGCCTGCACGGGAACCGAGTTCTGCAAACTGGCGATCGCGGAGACCAAGGGCTTCAACAAGTGGCTTGTCTCGGAGCTTGAGGACCGCCTGCCGGGATTCGACCAGCAGATTCGCCTGCACGTTACGGGTTGCACCAACTCCTGCGGCCAGCACTGGATCGCCGACATCGGCCTCGAGGGCAAGAAGATCAAGAAGGACGGCGAGATGGTTGACGCCTTCTTCTTCTGCGTGGGCGGATCGGTCGGCAAGTATGCGAGGACGGCGCGCCAGCTTGGGTATCGTGCCGCAGCCACGGATGTGCCCGCAGCGATCGAGCGGCTGCTGAACGGCTACCTTGCCGCACGCACTGCGGGCGAGGACCTGCGGTCGTACTTCGACCGCACAGACGACGTCACGCTCCGCGCGCAGCTTGCAGGAGAGGTGATCGAGGCTGTCGAGCGGGATGCTCCTCCGGTAGGCGCGGGCCGCCTGGCTCCTGCTGAATAA
- a CDS encoding bifunctional precorrin-2 dehydrogenase/sirohydrochlorin ferrochelatase, with protein sequence MSLFPIFLKLTGRRCVVIGAGHLAESKIESLRTADATVTVIAPAASERIAVQAAAGEIQFHQRTYQPGDLAGAFLVVAATNDPAVNRAVFAEATATGVLCNAVDDPPFCDFYFPSVVRRGELQVAVSTAGNSPALAQQLRKELNEQLPLDLGNWLAELGQLRREVVAAEPLNESRRLLLHELAQRQVCGYDQCPSRLLAREHALTNPIPAEKA encoded by the coding sequence ATGTCACTGTTCCCGATCTTCCTGAAGTTGACCGGACGGCGATGCGTTGTCATCGGCGCGGGGCATCTTGCCGAGTCGAAGATCGAATCGCTGCGCACAGCCGATGCCACAGTGACTGTCATCGCTCCGGCGGCCAGCGAGAGGATCGCCGTGCAGGCGGCCGCGGGCGAGATACAGTTCCACCAGCGAACGTATCAACCTGGCGATCTGGCGGGAGCCTTCCTGGTCGTCGCCGCGACGAACGATCCTGCGGTCAACCGGGCAGTCTTTGCGGAGGCAACAGCGACCGGCGTGCTGTGCAATGCCGTCGACGATCCGCCGTTCTGCGACTTCTACTTCCCTTCCGTCGTCCGGCGTGGCGAGCTTCAGGTTGCCGTCTCGACGGCCGGAAACTCGCCTGCGTTGGCGCAGCAGCTTCGCAAGGAGTTGAACGAGCAGCTTCCGCTCGATCTTGGGAACTGGCTGGCAGAGCTCGGACAGCTTCGCCGCGAGGTTGTGGCCGCTGAGCCGCTGAATGAGTCTCGCCGGTTACTGCTGCATGAGTTGGCACAACGGCAGGTCTGCGGCTACGACCAGTGTCCCTCGCGGCTGCTGGCGCGTGAGCATGCGCTCACGAATCCTATCCCGGCGGAGAAGGCGTGA
- the cobA gene encoding uroporphyrinogen-III C-methyltransferase has translation MPDAESGNVYLVGAGPGDPALLTLRAAHLLKTVDVILPDDLVSDEILGLASPTANIIPVGKRCGQPRITQAGIHELMLEHARAGSSVVRLKSGDPLIFGRASEEIAFLREHSIPFEIVPGITAAFAVAASLEAPLTDRARASKLILATAHHAAGKVSLTPSWSGAFPNEATLVIYMPGRDFETLAADLIASGISPATPCTAVSGASTPDEHVHVATLGTLSSADVGPAPVILMVGPEIHRSKAQTH, from the coding sequence ATCCCAGACGCAGAATCCGGCAACGTTTACCTGGTCGGCGCTGGCCCAGGAGACCCGGCTTTGCTTACGCTGAGGGCCGCTCATCTGCTTAAGACTGTCGATGTGATCCTTCCTGATGATCTGGTATCGGACGAGATCCTTGGCCTCGCAAGCCCTACGGCTAACATCATTCCTGTCGGCAAGCGTTGCGGCCAGCCACGAATTACGCAGGCAGGCATCCATGAACTGATGCTCGAACACGCGCGGGCTGGAAGCTCGGTTGTGCGGCTCAAGTCGGGCGACCCACTGATCTTTGGCCGCGCAAGCGAAGAGATTGCCTTCCTCCGCGAGCATTCGATTCCGTTTGAGATTGTCCCTGGAATTACGGCAGCATTTGCAGTCGCCGCCTCGCTAGAAGCTCCACTGACAGACCGCGCGCGGGCATCAAAGCTCATACTGGCTACGGCCCACCATGCGGCGGGTAAGGTGTCGTTGACGCCAAGCTGGTCCGGAGCGTTCCCAAACGAAGCCACGCTGGTGATCTACATGCCGGGCCGCGACTTCGAGACGCTGGCAGCCGACCTGATCGCCTCAGGAATCTCCCCTGCGACACCATGCACGGCGGTGTCTGGCGCTTCAACGCCAGATGAGCATGTTCATGTAGCTACGCTCGGTACCCTCTCCAGCGCCGACGTCGGGCCTGCACCAGTGATTCTGATGGTTGGGCCGGAGATCCATCGATCCAAAGCACAGACGCACTGA
- a CDS encoding rhodanese-like domain-containing protein gives MPSRSVAQQAHVPATSIPEASLVQPADLLATLQSDSPKPIMLHVGSAVMFATAHIPGSEYVGPGRQQTGLDALKTRVASLPKDTAIVLYCGCCPWGRCPNIAPAYNLLHDAGYTNLKVLYLADNFGTDWVDKGYPVAKGRQ, from the coding sequence TTGCCGTCCCGGTCCGTCGCACAACAAGCACATGTACCGGCCACATCCATCCCTGAGGCCAGCCTTGTCCAGCCAGCCGACCTCCTTGCAACGCTTCAGTCGGATTCGCCCAAGCCAATCATGCTGCACGTCGGCTCGGCCGTCATGTTTGCCACAGCGCATATTCCTGGTTCCGAGTACGTCGGTCCCGGAAGGCAACAGACCGGTCTCGACGCCTTGAAGACCCGTGTCGCCTCTCTTCCCAAGGACACGGCCATCGTCCTCTATTGCGGTTGTTGCCCGTGGGGCCGCTGCCCAAATATCGCGCCCGCATACAACCTCCTGCACGATGCGGGATATACCAATCTCAAGGTGCTTTACCTTGCCGACAACTTCGGCACCGACTGGGTTGACAAAGGCTACCCAGTTGCAAAGGGACGTCAATGA